A region from the Enterobacteriaceae endosymbiont of Donacia clavipes genome encodes:
- the infC gene encoding translation initiation factor IF-3, whose protein sequence is MKSGKKIVQLLRPNKINKSIKSNIVRLIGLKGEQIGIISLKKALTKAENTGFDLVEISPNAVPPVCRIMNYGKFLYEKNKIYKEQKKKQKIIHLKEIKFRPGTDIGDYKVKLRNLIRFLKKGDKIKVTLRFRGREMMHTKLGFFMLNRIKKDLENLAIVESFPNKVEGRQIIMTLIPKR, encoded by the coding sequence ATTAAAAGTGGAAAAAAAATAGTACAATTATTACGACCTAATAAAATAAATAAAAGTATTAAAAGTAATATTGTAAGATTAATAGGATTAAAAGGAGAACAAATTGGTATAATTAGTTTAAAAAAAGCTTTAACAAAAGCAGAAAATACCGGATTTGATTTAGTTGAAATTAGTCCTAATGCTGTACCTCCTGTATGTCGTATAATGAATTATGGTAAATTTTTGTATGAAAAAAATAAAATTTATAAGGAACAAAAAAAAAAACAAAAAATAATACATTTAAAAGAGATTAAATTTCGTCCAGGAACTGATATAGGAGATTATAAAGTTAAATTACGTAATTTAATTCGTTTTTTAAAAAAAGGAGATAAAATAAAAGTTACCTTAAGATTTAGAGGTAGAGAAATGATGCATACTAAACTTGGATTTTTTATGTTAAATCGTATAAAAAAAGATTTAGAAAATTTAGCAATAGTTGAATCATTTCCTAATAAGGTAGAAGGTCGACAAATTATAATGACATTAATTCCAAAGAGATAA
- the rpmI gene encoding 50S ribosomal protein L35, which yields MIKIKTVRSVSKRFKKTSTGYFKHKQANLRHLLTKKSKKNKRFLRQKKIVKKGDTYSLKICLPYL from the coding sequence ATGATAAAAATTAAAACAGTACGAAGTGTTTCAAAACGTTTTAAAAAAACAAGTACTGGATATTTTAAACATAAACAAGCTAATTTAAGACATTTATTAACTAAAAAAAGTAAAAAAAATAAAAGATTTTTAAGACAAAAAAAAATAGTGAAAAAAGGAGATACATATTCATTAAAAATTTGTTTACCTTATTTATAA